The following nucleotide sequence is from Acidovorax radicis.
TGCCGCCATCCGCCTGATCGCCAAGATGCCCACGCTGGTCTCCATGGCTTACAAGTACGGCATGGGCCAGCCTTACATGTACCCACAGAACGACCTGAGCTATGCCGGCAACTTCCTGCGCATGATGTTCGGCACGCCCTGCGAAGAGTACAAGGTCAACCCCGTGCTCGAACGCGCACTGGACCGCATCTTCATCCTGCACGCAGACCACGAGCAAAACGCTTCGACCTCTACCGTGCGCCTGTGCGGTTCGTCGGGCACCAACCCGTTTGCCGCCATTGCGGCTGGCGTGGCCTGCCTGTGGGGCCCTGCACACGGTGGCGCCAACGAAGCTGCGCTGAACATGCTGCACGACATCCAGGCCCAGGGCGGCGTGGAAAAGATCGGCGAATTCATCAAGCAGGTCAAGGACAAGAACTCCGGCGTCAAGCTCATGGGTTTTGGCCACCGCGTGTACAAGAACTACGACCCCCGCGCCAAGCTCATGCAGGAAACCTGCAACGAAGTCCTGGCCGAGCTGGGCCTGGAAAACGACCCGCTGTTCAAGCTCGCCAAAGAGCTGGAAAAGATCGCCCTGGAAGACGAATACTTCGTGTCGCGCAAGCTGTACCCCAATGTGGATTTCTACTCGGGCATCGTGCAGCGCGCCATTGGCATCCCTGTGAACCTGTTCACCGGCGTGTTTGCCCTGGCCCGCACCGTGGGCTGGATTGCCCAGCTCAATGAAATGATTGGCGACCCCGAGTACAAGATCGGCCGTCCTCGCCAGCTGTTCACGGGCTCAGAGCGCCGCGACATCGGCACCGTCGCCAAGCGTTGATGGGTGCGATAGGTGTGGCCCCTGCCGCCCACCACCGGTGATGATCAAGCCCGCAGGCACTGCCTGCGGGCTTTTTTCATGGCTGGATTCAGCGCCGCGCCCCTCCACCAAACCGCTCCCGATAGGCCTGCGGCGTGATGCCCAGAAGCCGCACAAACAAGTGCCGCAGCACCTGCTCTGACCCGAGGCCCACACGGGCGGCAACGGCCTTGAGCGGCAAGCTGGCGTGCGACTCCAGCAAGCGGCGGGCGCCCTCGAGCCGGGCCGCCTCGACAAAGGCCGAAGGTGCCTGGCCCGTCTCTTGTGCGAACACGCGCCGAAAATGCCGCTCGCTCATGGCAGCACGCGCGGCCATGGCGGCAATAGGCATCGGCTCGGCGAGGTGCTGCAGCACCCAGCTCTGCACCGCCTGAATATCCCGGTGCCCCGTGCTCTGGCTGGCCAGTTGCACGCTGAACTGCGATTGCCCGCCCGGACGCTTGAGGTACACCACCAGATCGCGGGCCACCTCCAGCGCCAGCGCGTGGCCAAAATCCTCTTCCACCAGCGCCAAGGCCAAGTCGATCCCGGCGGTCACACCCGCCGATGTCCACAACGAGCCGTCGCGCACGTAGATAGCATCGGCGTCCACGTCAATGGCCGGATACCGCTGTTGCAGCAACGTGGTCACGCTCCAGTGGGTGGCTGCGCGCCGGCCATCCAGCAAGCCGGCTGCCGCCAGAAAAAAACTGCCCGAACACAGCGCGATCATGCGGGCCACCTGCGGGGCCACGCGCGCCGCCCAGGTCACTAGGCCCGGCGAGGCCGCCAGTGCCTGCTCAATATTGCGCGAGCCCACAAAAATGACGGTGCAGCCCACCCCGCCGCGGTCCAGGTCAGCCAGCGATGCGGTGGCATCCAGGGCCATCAACGTGTCTGACCGCACGGAGCCGG
It contains:
- a CDS encoding citrate synthase, with product MKLADNKATLSFSNGSPSVDLPVYQGSIGPDVIDIRKLYAQTGMFTYDPGFLSTAATQSAITYIDGDKGELLYRGYPIEQLATKCDYLDTCYLLLNGELPNESERTDFHKLVTNHTMVNEQMQFFLRGFRRDAHPMAVLTGLVGALSAFYHDSTDINNPKHREIAAIRLIAKMPTLVSMAYKYGMGQPYMYPQNDLSYAGNFLRMMFGTPCEEYKVNPVLERALDRIFILHADHEQNASTSTVRLCGSSGTNPFAAIAAGVACLWGPAHGGANEAALNMLHDIQAQGGVEKIGEFIKQVKDKNSGVKLMGFGHRVYKNYDPRAKLMQETCNEVLAELGLENDPLFKLAKELEKIALEDEYFVSRKLYPNVDFYSGIVQRAIGIPVNLFTGVFALARTVGWIAQLNEMIGDPEYKIGRPRQLFTGSERRDIGTVAKR
- a CDS encoding GlxA family transcriptional regulator; the encoded protein is MENHPPHAGAHRVDLVVYPGFKALEAVGPMSVFDYANVHLRKRGRPDGYVVRVVAEQAGSVRSDTLMALDATASLADLDRGGVGCTVIFVGSRNIEQALAASPGLVTWAARVAPQVARMIALCSGSFFLAAAGLLDGRRAATHWSVTTLLQQRYPAIDVDADAIYVRDGSLWTSAGVTAGIDLALALVEEDFGHALALEVARDLVVYLKRPGGQSQFSVQLASQSTGHRDIQAVQSWVLQHLAEPMPIAAMAARAAMSERHFRRVFAQETGQAPSAFVEAARLEGARRLLESHASLPLKAVAARVGLGSEQVLRHLFVRLLGITPQAYRERFGGGARR